The following proteins come from a genomic window of Rhodococcus qingshengii JCM 15477:
- a CDS encoding PaaI family thioesterase: MGKASDAVGGSVDPDMEDWVRSFRPLEESSSPELPPHHPNCLGCGPTNPHGHYLSVRRCRDGVVAHHLFDQRHVGAPRIAHGGAVATVIDDLFGFLLYTVGELGVTRRLELDYLAPVLLATPYTLHADTRSRDGRKLNLAARIEDIEGRSVTTATALFILVDVEHFLQSQANTKRQA; encoded by the coding sequence ATGGGCAAAGCTTCGGATGCGGTCGGGGGGTCGGTCGACCCAGACATGGAGGACTGGGTGCGCTCATTCCGGCCGCTGGAAGAATCTAGCTCGCCTGAGTTGCCACCCCACCACCCCAACTGTCTTGGGTGCGGGCCGACGAACCCGCACGGGCATTACCTGTCGGTACGGCGTTGCCGAGACGGCGTCGTTGCTCACCACCTCTTCGACCAACGTCACGTAGGGGCGCCCAGGATAGCACACGGCGGCGCGGTGGCGACCGTAATCGACGATCTTTTCGGTTTCCTGCTCTACACGGTCGGAGAACTCGGCGTGACGCGCCGTCTCGAACTCGACTACCTCGCGCCGGTTCTGCTTGCCACGCCTTACACCCTGCACGCCGATACACGGTCTCGCGATGGCCGGAAATTGAATCTCGCGGCCAGGATCGAGGATATAGAGGGTCGATCGGTCACCACGGCGACCGCCCTGTTCATCCTGGTCGACGTCGAACATTTCCTGCAGTCACAGGCGAATACTAAGAGGCAAGCATGA